The Gossypium hirsutum isolate 1008001.06 chromosome D07, Gossypium_hirsutum_v2.1, whole genome shotgun sequence genome includes the window gcccgtttaaaaaatgggccgggccttaggcaccacttttttggcccgggcccggcccggcccgacccaaatataataaatatatattttttattttttaatttttaattttaaaatacttttaaaataatttttttatttttttaaaataattttttaatgtttattttaaaaatgggccgggctgggctcgggcttatgatatttttcccgggccgggcctgggcaaaatttcaggcccatatttcgggccgggccgggcatGGACAAGtctacattgtaacaccccttacccatattcaacgtcggaatagggtacgaggcattaccagaacacattaTAACtctattcaaatttaaattgaatGTGGCGTAATCCATAGTCTACAGTGTttaaatttaatgtggcgtaatccagccacaacttggccaaagcctaagcatacacaccaaacatgctagccaaataaacatatagtataagcattataagcatggataagcaccacatttatttatgtatcaaacttatcaaaatgagttaattcataaaccatttttgACATTggtacataccaaatcatataccaagtataccacatacacatactatgaaactttattttctcacatgaactttaactataactaataatgcacaattataaacatcatttctttttaatcgtttatcgattataatcgagcatatggccaattatacacaaataattcatatgttcttccaattttcctcctcctcctctccattccacatccttaatatgtataacacacttaaacaacattaactacaatttcactattcactcacatgtatattcaaagttgtctattcgagtcagagtcactaaattatttttacccgaAGCTATAGAACATAAAATTaagattcgtaaattttccccaaaactagattcaatatgctcttaccataaaattttcataatttttggtttagccaaatagtacagtttattctttaaattttcccctatttcactactcgacagttctgacctctcttcactaaaaattaattatctcattgtacagaatttggatattgtttccgtttgtttctcttgaaaatagattcactaaagattctaaacatataaattttatcccataattatttttttacaatttttgaaaattttccaaagtcagaacaggggattccaaactcattctgactctgtctaactaaacttcaaatatctcaaaaatatataactcttttgcttgctctgtttcttttatgtgaaaatagactcattcatcttcaatttcatatattattcagcctctaatttaatctccactatttttggtaatttttcaaagtcacacaactattGCTGTCTAAAttgttttattgctaaatgtactctttcataatttcactttttcactttcaatcacaattcaattcaaaattcacttttctatttctaagtcgatattcaattcaattctacacctatattcattattcaattacaattAGTCAATTTCctgatgaacacttcggaataataacagatactggtggattcagcacatagcaaccaccttattaatcaatgatgtccggtggaatcagcacatagcaccCACCTTACTAATCAACGATGTTTGGTttacatagtagcctgcacatagtactacacatgtgaacattaccatccgatacacgtagtagcctgcacatagtactacacacctGATCGTaactatccggtacgcatagtagcttgcacatagtgctacacatgcgacctatcattccagtacacgtagtagcttgcacatagtactacacacgtgaccatcactttcacttttacatagtggcctacacacaatccgtgccacacatgtgatcatttctgtcacttcattcgtatccctttttattccaaaggttcattcgggaatttttcactttttctcacttttcttttaatcgatcaatttcaatttctcgtctttcttgatttataacaatacatttaacttatataaccttcacaTTATTCATTCCACTCCAAAAtcatacttttgaaaaattatgtttttacccctaaagtttcacaaaattataattttgcccctaggctcgtaaaataatttttattcaatttccttgcattttaggcctagctgaaccattttcataactatagcagtccacgatactcacttattcacacacttgtgacatattttataacttttacaaattaatccttttaggcattttcatcgaaaattacttagtacaatttgtttatcacactccaaacattcatattcttccataaaacatcaaaatacatgcatatcattaaTTGGTAAATTTaaccctagttcaaaataatggtaaaaataggtaaatcttgttacgaggattttaaaaacgtaaaaatcattaaaaacggggatagaacagacttacaatcaagcttggaatcttgaaaaccctagccatggtttctccatgcaattttcggcctagaggttgaagatggacaaaaattggcttttaattttgtttttaattcattttaataactaaatgaccaaaatgcccttaatgaaaaactttggaaacatgcctaaccataccaatttttgtccaccaacttaaccaatggtctaattaccatataaagacctccaatttaaaatttcataacaattggacacctctaacatatagaactcaacttttgcactttttacaatttagtccttttgactaaattgagtgcccaaacgtcaaaattttcgaacgaaattttcacaaaatcattttgtgaaatcgtagaccgtaaaaatataatgaaaatattttttttcttgtcaaatttgtggtcctgaaaccactattccggttagccccaaattcgggctgttacattagATTTGAAACAACGTGGCTGTTGGAGGAATCGTGTGAAATGGAGGAAATGGGCCTTGAGAAATGGttccataaaattaaaaataagaagtcTCTAACGAGGAAATATTTGAAACAACAGTTGCTTAAATTGAATGAAGCTATTCCCATGGATGAAATATTGGGAGAAATTATGGAGACTAAACTAGCGCTTAACATAGAGGCTAATAGAAAGGAGCTTTATTGGGAGTAGAGAGCTAGAGCGAATTGGCTGAAAAATGGGGATAGAAACACAAATTTTTTTCATCAATCGGCAACGGATCGTCGACGAAGAAATAGGGTAGAGGAGCTGGTGGATGGTACGGGTAATATTCATAAGAGCAATGTTGATTTATTAGTGTTGGccacaaattattttaataacttatttaCATCGAAAGGTGTTTGAAATTTAAATTCTAGTTTAGAAGGTGTCGAGCCATGTATATCTCAATTGATGAACGAGGATCTTAAGAGGGATTTTACTTATGAAGAGGTGTGTTTGGCTTTAAAAGCTATGAGCCCTTTAAAAGCTTCTGGGGAGGACGGTTTAGGGGCGGTTTTTATCAAAGGTTTTGGCATATTGTGGGTAAAGAGGTGGTAGATTTTTGCATTGAGACGTCCCATGGGCTTCATAACACTGCTGAAATAAACAGTACAAGAATTGTCTTGATCCCCAAGGCTAGTTCTCCTCGTTTCATGACTCATTTTAGGTCTATTAGtctttgtaatattttatataaaattatttcaaagatGCTAGAAAATAGGCTTCAAAAGGTCCTTCATATTTGCATTGACGAAGCACAAAGTACTTTTGTTTCGAGAAGACTTATTACCGATAACATCATAGCAGCATATGAAATTTTTCACTTAATGAAGAGAAAACGGGTAGGGAGAGAGGGATCATTTGCCTTAAAACTTGACATGAGTAAGGCATATGACCGGGTTGAATGGTTTTTTGTGCAAGTTATGCTTCAAAGGATAGGTTTCTCAGATCAATGAGTCGAGAAAGTCAGGCGTTGTGTGACCTCGGTCTCTTACTCTGTGGTTATGAATGGGGAGGTGGGTAATTCATTTCTCCCATCAAGGGGACCCTATTAGTCcctatttatttcttatttgtggAAAAGGTTTGTCTGCTCTTCTTCGGATGGCAGCTACAAGGGGTGTTCTTAATGGTTTTCATATAAATAGGCACGCTCATCGGGTTACCCACTTGTTTTTCGCCGATGATAGCCTTATTTTTTGAGATGCAACAGTTGATAGGGCTAAAGcatttaaagaaaatttagagGTTTATGCCCAGAGTTCGGGTCAAGAAATTAATTTCGACAAGTCTGAGGTCTTCTTCAGCTCAAATGTCAATCAGAATAAAAGAGAAGTGTGTCAAATTTTGGGGGTTAATTGGAGCATTAATCTGAAAAAATATCTCGGTCTTCCAGCAATGGTGGGGCGTAATAAGAAAAGGGCTTTTAAGGAGCTTAAAGAAAGGTTAATCAAGAGGGTATCCAAATGGAGCTCGAGATTACTTTCTATGGGTGGGAGGGAAGTTCTTATTAGAGTTGTACTTCAGGCTATTCCTTTGTATGGCATGAATTGTTTCTTGCCGCCGTCGTCTGTTTACAAAGAACTGGAAGCTGTCATATCCCATTTCTGGTGGCAAAAgaaagctgaaagaaaaggtctTTATTGGTGTTCGTGGAAAGAGTTGTCTGTGCCAAAAGAAGAGGGGGAATAGGGTTTCGAGACTTGTCCAAGTTCAGTATTGCACTACTAGTGAAGCAGGGCTGACGTCTAATGGAAAACCCGGGTTCGCTAACAGCGTGTTTACTTAGAGCAAAATATTTTAATGGATCAAATTTCATGGATGCTTCTCTAGGAGCGAATCCATCACTTGTATGGAAAAGTATCTGGTGTGCAAAAGGACTCTTAGGCTCTGATTTGAAACGGAAGATTGGATCTAGAACATCTGTGTCAATATGGCAAGATTATTGGTTGCCAGGGAAAGATCAATTACTTATTTCTACAGGTAGGGTGGCTGGAATGAAATGTGTGTCTGATTTGATTTTGCAGAATCCTAATAATTGGAATAGAGACCTTATTTATTCAACCTTTACAATGGAAGAAGCTGATCAAATTGTGAGTCTTCCTATTCCTATTACAAATCAATCTGATAAAGTAGTTTGGTCTAACGAAAACTCAGGTATCTATTCTGTGAAAAGCATATATAAAATGCTATTGGATCCCCCAAATGTGAATTTAAATGAGCAAAAGCTATTCAAGCAAATATGGAGCTTAATGTGTCCTTCAAAAATTCGCATCTTAATCTAGAAATTTGCAAAAATTTATGTTCCTACTTATCAGAACTTACATTTTAGGAGATTAATCACTGATCACAAATGTTCGTGTTACCGATAACTTTGTGAATCCTCTACCCATGTTGTTCATGATTGTTTGTTTGCTGCACAAGTTtggtccaaattaaattttcagtGGCCGAGTTCAATggcaaattcaaattttaatgagTGGTTGAACTGGCTTTTGGAGAATTCAGCCAGTAACAGAAAAGATGAGATTGCTATTACAATTTGGGCACTTTGGTTTTCTCGAAACAAATATGTCCATTAGAAAAAGATGTAAAGTACAAAAGAAGTTGTTACCTTCATTAGGGGTTTTGGTATGGAATATCAGGGTAGCGCATCGACTTTGAAACATCCTAAACCGCGATCCATGGTAAAATGGATGCCCCATTCGCAAGGGTGGGTGAAAACTAATGTCGATGCGCTACTTTCTGTTGCAAAAAAAATGCAGTTTCAGGTTTCATCATAAGAAATGAGGAAAGCTTTATAATGGGTTTGGGGTTTAAAAGGCATAACCTAGTTCGATCGATGGTGATTGCTGAAGTGACTGCAGTACTGCATGGGCTCCAATTTGCACTGGATTTGGGATTCACAAACGTCATTCTTGAGAGCGATTCAAAGCTGGCTATTCAGAACATACAACAAACAAGCAAAGATTACTCAGAATCCAAACCATTCACCTGGAATGCGAAGAATTTGGCAAGGAACTTTTCTTCTTGTCGATTTCAATTCGTTACTGATAAGGAAATGGGGCAGCGCATGCAATGGCTGTTGAACGTTTTAGAACTGATGAGGATTCGTTTTGGGTTGAAGACGTGCCATTGAAAGTCTTGGAAGTAGCTGATTCTGATTGACGATTCAGTCGACCACCATAATTCATTTTCTGTGAAGTCGATTGGGTTGAGAAACTTGGTAATCTGGTTGTCTATCTCAACTTGCTTCCTCTTCTGGTTGACTCTTTGCTGAAATTTGGAAGATTTAACCATTTATTCTTAGGGGAGTTCAGATTTGCAAAGAGCTTGGAAGACTGTAGAAATGAGAAGACAATTTCTTGTTTTGTGGCCTATTGCTTTTTtggttttctattttttgttttccTGTTATTTggtttttccttttgttttttccTTTGGGGTTGTTGTAAACTTCTCTGATTTGGTCTTTTAGGCCCAAGTATTAAACGaactttatttcaaaaaattttttttctttcaagctATTTGGACTTGAACTTTTTGATATTAACACTATGAGGGTAGAGTTTATATTTTCCATAAACTTACCTCTATTTAGTACATTGAGACAGTACTCGCTCACATCTCTTCTTATAATGTGAAACATTTTTAaacaacattattttttaaatagttttaatttataaaattatttttaaatatacatcTAAAATTTAGCCAAAATTTACCTAGTTTAAGCAAAAAATTAATGTTAACATTTATCATATGgtaaaaatcaaatgaatattaaaatattcttttatacttttaatatttACCTATATCATAAGATAATTTTACAAACATGactaatattatttaaacataaaaatagttACTCATAAATTTAAATACGATTAATAGTTACTTaccaatatttaaaataaatcaatcatataaatactaataatattatttaaagtaaatcataaaaatacttAATCATGCTTAAGATATCAATAACAATTCATATTATCATGGCTTTTGTCCATACTTTCGTGGTTTTTGTTTTGTCTACTATGTTCTATCTAAAAGTCGTGGTTgctttaatttttagtttttagttattttttaatcatgttttgatatatatacatatatatatgagattTGCCAAGGTAACGGTGTCACCATATTTATTGAGAACCATTATTACAGGGCATTATCATGATAAAACACAATGATGATATTTATAAAATTGGATTCTAAAATGATGAGAAGGAGGATAGGTCATTTGAAACTTGGCCTTTTGTGCATCGCTTATGCAGTAGGTCACTTAGGGCCCTTGGTAATGGTCTCCTAGTTGATCGAAATTTATCATTAGATTAGTCTGATGATGGCATGATTTGAATGCAATTTTCAACAAATTGATCAATGTGATGCATCTTtggtttgtttttaaatttttctagTGTTATGACTACTATTAATTTGCAAACATAATATTTATGTATGAGTTTGTAGGTCATATTTATTGTTTGTACTATATGTTATGTCTTGTAACAGCATACTCTATGACCAAACGAATTCCTTTGCAAAACTAGATTACCTAACTCTCCACAAACCTCCCATTTGGGTTATGCTTTAGACTCTAAGTTTATGCAAGGAAGAAATATTAATGGTAAAGCATTAATCATGAATTGCGACATCACCTAGAGAGAAGGGAGTGAAGATGAAGATggaggaaagaggaaaatataatagcaattaacaatttaatttaatattatattatattaaaaaattttattatcattaaaaatttaCGTGTCAACTCTTAATTGgttgaagaattttttttaacgGAAATAACGATAGGGGCTTATAATGGTGACGAAATTCTAATTTTAAGTATATGgttttacaaaaacaaaatttagttaactaactaaaaaaatgatataatttaaaagcTACTTATTCAATTAAgcctaaatttttataattaaatgactaaaaaagatttaatttgtagTTGAAACAAATTGTTATCTATAGGAAATCGTTTTGGATTCACATCCTTATTTTAAAAATCCAACTCAAAATAATCGTATACTTTACAGGAGATAAACATAGATATTGTGAAGGGTTGGTCAGGCCGGACAAGGTATCTAGACCAATGTTTCAAGTTCGGATTcaatttgaaaattgagtttaCTTTTTTGTCTAAGTTCGATCCAATTTAAGAAAGGTAAACTCGAGCCCAATTTGGCTCATTCATATTTGacttttttagattaattttatttaaaataattttttaaaatataaaatactaaatgcactaaaaatgttaaaataaaagtttttttattatattaaaaatactaccataaatttaataatgttttattatattaaaaactacaaataaatataataaatatgtttatttaaaattttatattttgagttgggttgttttaattggttaaaattttttctttagGTTTTGGAAAAATGAATTTAAGTATTGTTGAGTTAATGATTTAgtgtaattattaatatatataattaatataatatttttatataatattatatatccAGATTAAATcgagtttagataaaaaaatcttattcaaaattCGACCGATATAAAAAACGGACATCAAAttttattcaacttctcttttaaatattatatttttatttaaatattttaatttttcgaaTTAGCTTTCGGACTTGACTGTGCGGCCCATATCACAATATTAGAAGGATCGCACATTCACATGGCATATTCCGTCAATCCAACGGTAAATCTCTTGACACGTGTACGGCAAGATAGCATCACAACCGCCTCGGTCCCTTTAGTTGTTAGGTTAAAAACTCGGGTACGGTGAGCGAAACCTTATCCTGAAGAAAGGgggaaaaaatattaattttcaattttttatcattttctcgggaaaaagaaagaattttcttTTCTAGATCTAGTCTTTACGATCATGGAGATGGAGAGCGTGACGGAGTTTCCTCATACGCATATGGATCGGCGACCTAGAAAGCGGCCGCGATTGGGATGGGATGTAACTCAGTTGCCGCCGCAGGTATCGCCTTTgttctttgattttcttttcctAAATCTGGTTAATATTTACCCTATATGTAGAGTTTTCCAATTTACGAATCTGTTCTGTAAAGATTAACATGCTCTTTTTAAGGATTTTGCCTTAGATCTGctattatttgatttgttcttttttcctttgttaatttgtatgttttatcaTTCAGTTTAACCAtcaatttatcttatttttaagaAGAAATTCGTGTCTTAGGGATTTATCCCTCAATTTGTAAGATTCCAAGGGCATCGGAAAGATAGAACAAATTCATCAATATGTTATATTTTGTGTTGCACGAGTCTTTATTATGATAATTTTTGGGATAAATAATTACTTTTTAAGCCTTTTTTAGATATTATATACtgtttctcttttgttttttcttatggaattttTGGTAGGTAAGAATAAGGGATTTTAAGGTGATTGGGGATGATAAAAAagtgttgaatttttttatcttttagtggTACAATGAATGGATGGCTGTGTGTAGGCTCAGGTAGGAATGTTTTATTCACAAGAGATTTGGAATGTGACAAGCGTTGCTTCTACTGCAAAAGCACCCTCAGATTGTGCTAGTACTATTACTACTAGTTCTTCTGTAGTTCTAAATGGTGGAGTTGCTCGAAACGGTTCTCCCCCGTGGCGAGAAGATGACAAAGATGGGCATTACATGTTTGAGCTTGGAGATAATTTAACCTCTCGCTGTAATTTCACTTTTACCATCACAAGCTTATATTCATTGATAAATTGCCTTGAAAACCATAAAGCAAAATGTTTGAATTGGTATTTGGTGAATAGGATGATTGTATTTCTGGATTTGATTGTAGGTTAAACTCTCAATGGTTTAGTGATAATTAGCATTTTCTTTATTGTTCTAAGgagtttttaacacatttttgtTAGTTATTTAGTACTTTTGTTTCTAATTATCCTTTCTTTACGGTTGCAGATAAGATACAGAGTAAAATGGGTGAAGGTATACCTTAGTGAACATATTGCGTCTTTTGTTTACCTATGGTTTGGTTCAATATATATATGCCATTTCATCTTAGTAGGCATCTCTTTCCTGACCTCCATCCTTTTACAGGTACTTTTGGTCAGGTTTTAGAATGCTGGGATAGAGAGAGGAAGGAGATGGTTGCTATCAAAATTGTTCGTGGAATTAAGAAATATCATGAAGCAGCCATGATAGAAATTGAGATGCTGCAACAGCTTGGGAAACATGATAAAGGTGGCAATCGGTGAGTTATCCACTGCATTAAAATTATATTTCGCTAGAGCCACCAACTTTATAACAGACTTTTTGAAGTTCTTTTTGCAATGGTTAAATGCGTTCATTCCTTGCAGTTGTGTGCAAATACGGAACTGGTTTGACTATCGTAACCATATCTGTATTGTAAGtatatgattgatttgtgatgGATTGCTTTCCCCACTGACCAATAATTTGGGGGTTAAAACTTGTGAATGAATTTAAATGGTTTCAACAGGTGTTTGAGAAGCTTGGACCAAGCTTATACGATTTTCTACGGAATAACAATTATCGCTCATTTCCGATTGATCTTGTCCGCGACATTGGCAGACAACTATTGGAATGTGTAGCATGTGTGTAATAATTACTAAGCTAGTATCTCTGCCTATCCTTCTTATGTTGCCATTTTTAAGTTATCATTATCTCGACTGCTAAACCTTAATATAAAATGAAATCATTAGGTTCTATGAATGCCTTCTGTTAGCTATTAGAGGTGTCTGAAGTCTTTTCCTTTGAAAGCATTTGCAT containing:
- the LOC121219342 gene encoding serine/threonine-protein kinase AFC2 isoform X1, giving the protein MEMESVTEFPHTHMDRRPRKRPRLGWDVTQLPPQAQVGMFYSQEIWNVTSVASTAKAPSDCASTITTSSSVVLNGGVARNGSPPWREDDKDGHYMFELGDNLTSRYKIQSKMGEGTFGQVLECWDRERKEMVAIKIVRGIKKYHEAAMIEIEMLQQLGKHDKGGNRCVQIRNWFDYRNHICIVFEKLGPSLYDFLRNNNYRSFPIDLVRDIGRQLLECVAFMHDLRLIHTDLKPENILLVSPECVKVPDYKGTSRFPKGSSYFKRLPKSSAIKVIDFGSTTYERQDQSYIVSTRHYRAPEVILGLGWSYPCDIWSVGCILVELCTGEALFQTHENLEHLAMMERVLGPLHQHMLKRVDRHAEKYVRSGRLDWPDGAASRESMRAVLKLPRLQNLIMQHVDHSAGDLIHLLQGLLRYDPIDRLTAREALRHPFFSGDKFRR